gcatcactttgcaagaggatgttcctaatctttgcgttattacggagatggaaaaatgctattttacaaacctgattaatattcGGTTTAAGCGACAAATCCTGGTTGAAAACAGATAGTGTTTCCGTTCAAACCTGCTTCACATATCTTATTGTCTTGTTCTGACCTGTTTTCCTGTTTCGGTGGTAACTCGCATCCCTTATTCTCCGCAGGCATCGCTGCCCCAGTGGTTTACTTCGTGGACTACACCACCCACTGCATTTTCCTGGAGGAAATCCTGGACTCGGTGACGGTGCGAGACCACATCGCGTCCTCTCACCCGGCTAACTCCGGGGAGGAGCCGGATCTGGACTGGCTGGCCGTGAAGATGGGCCAGATCCTGGGCAGGATGCACGACGAGGACGTGGTCCACGGAGACCTGACCACCTCCAACGTGCTGCTGAAGCGCGGCCGAGAGGACGCCGCGTCCCACCTGGTCCTCATCGACTTTGGCCTGAGCTACATCTCTGCGTTGCCAGAAGATAAGGGGGTGGACCTGTACGTCCTGGAGAAGGCCTTCCTCAGCACTCACCCCAACACAGAGTCGCTGTTCCAGAAGCTCCTGAAGAGCTACGCCGCAGCCTCCAAGAGGTCACCGGCGGTGCTCAAAAAGCTGGACGAGGTCCGCCTGAGGGGCAGGAAGAGGTCCATGGTGGGATAATGGTCCATCCGTCTGCAACGCTGCACGTTTACAGAGGACATTCTAGGACTTTTGTCGGCttgtttaaaacatgttttttctcataaaataaaaccaaaacatggTATGGTAATTAAAGAGTTTCCTCTAATCACTGATGCTTCATCTTAGACAGTTTATGGATTCATTAtgtagaaaaatgtcaaaagttCAGTTTTTGGGAGTTTTCAGAATTTCTAAGAAATCATCATCCGTACAAAATATTCCTGCGGTGATGATCAAATTAAGTTCTGGGTGTGAGCTTCAAAAGTTGGGTTAAGATGTCTAAGATGGTCTAGGACAggtgtcggcaacccaaaatgttttagatccatattggaccaaaaaca
This genomic window from Cololabis saira isolate AMF1-May2022 chromosome 8, fColSai1.1, whole genome shotgun sequence contains:
- the tp53rk gene encoding EKC/KEOPS complex subunit TP53RK, with translation MATPEFLRGAELLKQGAEARVYRARFLGRPAVLKERFPKRYRHPDLDEKLTRRRTVQEVRSILRCRRAGIAAPVVYFVDYTTHCIFLEEILDSVTVRDHIASSHPANSGEEPDLDWLAVKMGQILGRMHDEDVVHGDLTTSNVLLKRGREDAASHLVLIDFGLSYISALPEDKGVDLYVLEKAFLSTHPNTESLFQKLLKSYAAASKRSPAVLKKLDEVRLRGRKRSMVG